The Eubacterium maltosivorans genome includes the window TGCAAATGCCTTCATCAGATTTTCCAGTGTTTTCGTTCCTTTTAATTTACCCATTTTGTTTATTCCTCCTTGAAACAAGACGTTCTTATATTATTTATACACCTATTTCAGAGGAATAAACAGGTTCTTAAAATCTTTTCAGCGCTCGTAGGTCCGGATGAGGTTTTCTGCAACCTGCCGGGGTGATATCCGCATATCCATTGCCTGCTTCTGTATGTAACGATGGGCCTGTTCCTCGGTCATATTCAGATAACCCATCAGGCACAGCTTGGCCCGGTAAATGATCTTAATATCATCCATTTTCTTTTGCAGCTTTTCGTTCTGTTCCTTAAGACGCTGCATCTTTTCCTTTGAGTGCAGCACAAACTTGATGTTCTGGGTCAAAAACTGGCGGTTGATGGGCTTAGACACCACGAAGGCTGTTGTGTCCATCAGCTTGGCCTCCACATGTTCTACCAGCTCGTTTTTTACGATAAGCACTACGCCGATCAGATACTTTTCGATCGTATCAAGGGCCAGCTCGATACCGAACTCATCGCCCAGGGGGGTATTGATAATGACCATATCATACTCTATTTCCTGAAGACGCCTTCGGCCTTCACTGCCGGAGGGGACCGCGTCAATCATGCTGAAATCCATACCCCGCATGATCTCCGTCAGTGCTTTTGTAATCTCGTTCTGCCTGCATACCAACAACACATTACTCATTATTTCATCCCCCCTTTTTTCAGGTTTTTATTCTTCCCAGATTAGAAGGTTGAAAAATAACGGTCAATTTCCCACTCATGGACCATTCCGATGTATTGTCTCCATTCCCAGCTTTTAAGCTGAATATATTTCTGCGCTGTCTTCTCGCCGAGGACTTCTGTCACCAGGGTATCCTTTTCCATTTCTCCCAGCGCTTCCCTTAATGTCATGGGCAGTTTTTGAAGCGCTGCGGGCGCTTCCCCCAGCGGATCCATCAGAGGCAGTTTCTTTTCAATCCCCTCAAGGCCGGCTGCCAGAACCAGCGCAAAGGTAAGATAGGGATTGCAGGCCGGGTCCGGGCTTCTGAGCTCCATACGGCAGTAATCGCCCACAGCGGCCGGGATACGAATAAGCGGCGATCGGGAGCCGTAGCCCCAGCTGACAGTCTGGGGCGCTTCGTAGCCGTCCATCAGACGCTTGTAAGAATTGACCAGCGGGTTGGATAGCGCGCTGATCCCTCGGATATGCCCGAGCACACCGGCGGCAAACCATCTGGCTTCATCGGTCAGCCCGCCGAAATCACTGGTAAAAATATTTTCGCCGTCTCTCATAAGCGACATATTAATATGCATGCCGCTGCCTGGCTGACCATTGAGGGGCTTTGGCATAAAGGTGGCATGCAGGCCGTTGCGCTGGGCAATGGTCTTAACCACTGTCTTAAAGGTCATGATGTTGTCCGCGGACTCCAGGGCGCCACTGTATTTAAAGTCGATCTCATGCTGTCCCCGGGCCGATTCATGATGGGAGCTTTCGATTTCAAACCCCATTTCCTCCAGCGTCAGGATAATCTCACGCCGCGTATTTTCGCCGCGGTCAAAGGGAGCCAGGTCAAAATAGCCGGCGTCGTCAACCGGCTCTCTGGTCGGCTCGCCGTTTTCCCCAAGGCGGAACAGAAAGAATTCACATTCTGCGCCCACGTTAAAGCGATAGCCCAGCTTCTCGGCTTTTTTCATCTGCTCCTTCAATATATAACGGCTGTCTCCTTCAAAATTCGTACCGTCCGGGTATTTCACATCGCAGAGAATTCTGGCCACCTTGCCCTGCTGCGGCCGCCAGGGCAGAATCTGAAGGGTGGACAGGTCTGGGTGCAGGATCAAATCAGAATGATCCGCATCCAGACAGCCTGCCACAGAATTGGCGTCAAAGGGCACACCATAGAGAATGGCGCGCTCGATCTGCTCGTTGGATATGGCGATATTTTTGCTCTGCCCATAGATATCGCAGAACTGCATCCGGATAAATTTAATATCATTTTCCTCAATATAACTGACGGCATCGAGTGTTTTTTTGCCAAGATTCATTTTCTCTCTCCTTAATACGCTGTATATAAATCATTATAAGGATTGTTGGCGCCTGGTGTCAATTTATAAAAGGGTTTTGCTAAAATCTCCTTAATATCAGCGTCAAAATAATGACAGTAGTTTTCAATACAGGCCATGGCCGGCTCCAGCATTGCAGGTGTGCACAGCTCTGCCACTACCTGCGGTGCCAGCTCTGTGGGCGGCACATCACTGCGGATATACATGGCTCCGCCGTGCATACCCGTCCCACAGTAGCCGCCTGCCGGAAAAGCGTTTTCCACGCCCAGCCCCAGAACCACAATGGTCCCGCCGGCCTGATACTCGCCCAAAAAAGACCCGACCTTTCCGCCGATCACCACCACGGGCTGGTGCTCCATATAAGCTTTCATGTGAATGCCTGCGCGGTAGCCTCCGTTGCCGCGGATGTAGATGTTGCCGCCGCGCATGCCATAGCCCAGGGTATCGCCGCCGTTTCCATAAACCACGATATCGCCGTTATCCATGGTGTCGCCCACTGCATCCTGCACGTTGCCGTAAACCGTAATATTTGTGCCGCTTAAATATGCCCCCATGGCATTGCCCGGTGTGCCGTAAACCGTAATATTTTTGTTTTTAACGCCAGTACCAATATAGCGCTGGCCCAGAACCCCCTTGATGGTAATCTCACGGTCCTCTGCTGCCTTTACCTCACGGTTTAGCTCGGTATAATATTTTTTTCCTGCTTCAATGATCATCCTTGTTCCTCCTAATGCTCTGCACTGAGCTTTGCATAACGTTCCCCGGGTTTAAAAGCCATGAGGCCCGGCTCTTTTATCAGCCTTTGCATATCCACTGTCTCAAGGGGAATCTGTTCGCGGATCATATCGGTATAAATACCGCCGCGACAGCAATTACCGATGATGATACAGCCCTTTAAAACGCCGTCCTTTATATAAAACTTCTTATAGCTTTCATCGGTTTTAACAGTAGTGGCTTCGCCGATATAGCTGCCTGCCGTCATCATATACAGGCCCAGAAGCCCCATGGAATTTACCGGAAAGGCCTTTTCGTACACAGCGCTGCCGCCGGCCATATTTTGTCCTGCCACCTCACCCTGCATATAGGCATTTGGCAGAATCGCCATGTTTTTAGCCGTCTGTGAGGTACTATCATAGCTCTGGGTACAGTCTCCAGCCGCGTAAATATCCTTCAGGCTGGTCTGCTGGTGATCATCGGTCACAATCCCACGTTCCACCTTTCCGCCAGCCTGCTCGACCAGTGACATCTCCGGTCTTGTCCCCACTGCCAGAATAAGAATATCATAGGGGAGAAGCTCACCGTCACTCAGAGCAACCTCCATATCGCCGATTTCGGTAATACTGGTTTCCAGCTTTAAAACCATTCCCCGGCTCATCAGATGCGCCTTGATAATCTCTGCGCTTTCTGCGTCCAGAACACTGGGCAGCACCCGGTCTGCCAGATCTACTACCGTCACACCCGCGCATTGTCCCACAACCGCTTCAGCTGCCTTCAGGCCAATGAGCCCCGCGCCTAAAATGACGACTTTAGAATTTTTATCCAGAATCTCACCCACGCCAGCCGCGTCATCCATGGTTGTAAAGGTAAAGGTGTTTTTGGCCGTCTCCCTCCCCTTGATCGGCGGCACAAAGGGAACAGAGCCCGTCGCCACCAGAAGCTTTTCATAGGCGATGACCCTGCCGTCCGCCAGGCGCACCTGGTTCTTTTCCGGGTCAATGCGCTCTGCCCTTGTACCAAGTATTACCTCACAGGCATTTTTTTCATAAAAATCCTCATCCCGGTAAATCATTTTCTCCTGGGAGACTTTGCCCTCCAGCCAGTAGGAGATCAATGGTCTTGAATAGGTGTGGTGTTTTTCTGCGCTGATAATCGTGATGCTGCCGTCCTGATCCTCTTTGCGGATACCCATGACGCCGCCGATGGCTCCGGCGGAATTTCCGATGATTAAATACTTTGTCTTATTCATTGACAGCACCCCTTTCTTCAAAAACAATGGCACGGTTCGGACAGTTTTTAACACAGGCTGGCTCACCGCCGTTTTCTGTGCACAGTTCACATTTCAGCATGGTTTTCGTGTGACCAACCACCAGACAGCCGTAGGGGCACATGGCAATACAGGTACGACAGCCCACGCAGCGTGTATCGTCGATTTTAATCACACCATCTTCCCCGACCGATAAAGCGCCGGTAATGCAGCCCTTGACGCAGTAGGGTGTTTTGCAGTGGCGGCAGGAAACCGCAAAATGGATTTCCTCCCCGTTTTCCATACCATCCTCCACACGGATGCGCGGCAATGGTTTTTCCTTTCGATTAAAGGCCTTGAACATATCCTCCTCGCCGGAGTTTGCAAAAGCACACTGATATTCGCAAAGGTGACAGCCCAGGCACCATTCTTCATTGACATATACTCGTTTCATCATTAAACCCCCGCATGTTTTATTCCTAATATTTCCAATTCCTTATCGGACAGGCCAATGCCCCGCAGCATCAGGCGGTTTCCCTTGAGAGACTCGATGGAGTTGATGCCCATACCGCCCATCATTTCCTGGATTTCATGATTCCAGGCACGCATGAGGTTGGTGAGGCGTTGTGCGCCAATTTCCGGATTCAGCCGTTTTACAAGATCCTCACGCTGTGTGGCGATGCCCCAGTTGCAGCGGCCGCTCTGGCAGTGGCGGCATAAATGACAGCCGAGGGCCAGAAGGGCGGCAGTGCCAATATAGCAGGCATCTGCGCCAAGGGCAATGGCCTTGACCACATCGGCGGAGCTGCGGATGCTGCCGCCGACAACGATGGAGATATCATTGCGGATCTGCTCATCCCTCAGACGCTGATCCACCGCCGCCAGCGCCAGTTCAATGGGAATCCCAACGTTGTCACGGATACGGGTCGGCGCCGCGCCGGTACCGCCTCTAAAGCCGTCAATGGCAATGATGTCTGCGCCCGAGCGCGCAATGCCCGATGCAATGGCGGCCACATTGTGAACCGCGGCGATTTTGACAATCACCGGCTTAGTGTAGCCGGTGGCCTCTTTTAATGAAAAAATCAACTGACGCAGGTCCTCAATGGAATAAATATCATGATGGGGCGCTGGTGATATGGCGTCAGCCCCTTCTGGAATCATGCGGGTTTTTGACACCTTTTCCCCGATTTTTTTACCGGGCAGATGACCGCCGATTCCGGGCTTTGCACCCTGTCCCATTTTAATCTCAATGGCGGCACCGGCCATCAGGTAATCCTCATGCACGCCAAAGCGGCCGGAAGCTACCTGGACGATGGTGTTTTGCCCGTACTGGTACAGGCCCTTGTTTAAACCGCCCTCGCCGGTATTGTAGCAGGTTCCAAGCTCCGTTGCCGCACGGGCAAGGGACTTGTGGGCGTTTTCGCTGATGGAACCGTAGGACATGGCCGAAAACATAATGGGCAGCTCCAGCTCAATCTGCGGTGGAATCTCGGAAATAATGTTTCCCTCTTTATCCATCTCCAGCTGACCAGGCTTTTTACCCAGGAACACCTTTGTCTCCATTGGCTCGCGCAGCGGGTCGATGGACGGATTAGTTACCTGGCTGGCGTTAATGAGCATTTTATCCCAATATACCGGGTATTCGTTGGGGTTTCCCATGGAGGAGAGCAGGACACCGCCGCTGCCCGCCTGGCGGTAAACTTCCTCGATGGTGCTCTGCTTCCAGTTGTAATTTTCCCTGAACTGGTTGTCGGTCTTGACAATCTTAAGGGCGCGTGTCGGGCACATACTCACACAGCGCTGGCAGTCCACACAGCCGGTCTCGTCTGCTTTCATAACATCCAGCTCTGCATCATAGCTGTGCACCTCGTTGGCGCACTGTCTTTCGCAGACCCGGCATTTGATGCAGCGGTTTGGATTTCTGACAATTTCGTATTGCGGATAAATATAATTGATTCCCATTGTTTATTCTCCTTCACGATTCACTCGGACAATGATGGGTTCACCACCCTTTGGCGCCCAGATATCGCCTACATCCGGACACACCGCGCGGATAGCGCTTTCCTCACTGGCGATATAAACCACCTCGTCCTTTTCCCCGGCCACCATCGAACGCAGCTTCAGCCGGTCGTTCAGTGCCATTAATCCATCGGTAAAACCACACATGATTGAAAAGGGACCGGTGATCAGCAGGCTGGCAAAGGTGTTGCGGAGTGTTTTAAAGCGTCTGGCCTTCTCCGGCTCCATCTTTTCGATTTCTTCCCAGAAAGGCGCAGCGATGATGCTGGCAATGTCCTCAAAATCAAAGCCTTGCTTGCGGTTTAAAAAATCAATAATGTAGGTAATAACCTCTGTATCGGTCAGAAGGGTGCACTTATAATCGAACATCTCAATGAAACGCCGGTTTGCATCGTAAGAGGAAATCTCCCCATTGTGGACAATAGAGTAATCCAGAAGCGCGAAAGGATGGGCGCCGCCCCACCAGCCTGGCGTATTGGTCGGATAACGGCCATGGGCTGTCCAGCAGTAGCCGTCATATTCCTCAAGCTTGTAAAAATCACCGACATCCTCAGGAAACCCAACAGCTTTAAAAACGCCCATGTTCTTTCCGCTTGAAAAGATATAGGCGCCGTCGATATAGGTATTAATGTAGAACACTGTATCAACAATAAATTTTTCTTCATCAATTTCGCCCTTCTCCTCCTGTATTTTAGTGAAGATCGGATCGACAAAGTAACGCCATATCAGAGGCTCGTCCTTGATATTTTTATTTTTACGCACGGGTATCCGGCTCAGATTAACCACGTCAAAGTATTTATCCAGATAGCGCTCCGTTTCCTGTCTGGCTTTAAAGTCGTCATAAAAGACATGAAACGCGTAGGAGTCTGCGTATTCCGGATAAATTCCATATCCCGCAAAGCCGCCGCCCAGCCCGTTCGAACGATCATGCATAACCGCGATAGAATCCACAATCTGGCTGCCGTTAATCACAGGTTTTCCCTTTTTATGTATGATTCCCGAGATCGCACAACCGCTTGGGATTCTGATTTGTCCTTCTTTTTTTAACATAGCTCTCTCCTTCTTTTACGTAAATTGAATACCGCATTGTCTCTGAATTAAAACAATAAAAAAAGAACATGACGAACCAACCCCTGATCAAAACTTCAAAAACACATTTTAAACGCGCATATGTCAGATTGGACAACGCCAGTGTTATCCATCTTTACATATACAGTCTGTTTTGATCCTGTACGGTTCGAACGCCATTGTTCTTAATTGAGTACTTATTTATTTTTAATATTTATACCATAGATTGTATACAAGTTCAATCAAAAATTGCCTGATAAGGATTGCAAAATGTATACAATATGCTCCTGTAAATTTATTGTAATCTTGATAACCGTTTCAATGCATTTTTCTTTAAAAACCCCTTTACAACCCTCTGGAATTGGTCTATAATGACATCACAACTTGAGAGAAACGCGGAAACAACATTCCGCAATTGAAGATAGCAATGGTGCTGTTGAGAGTGTTTTCGCACTTTTAATAGCGCCTTTTTTTATTATCTTCTTTGCTTGAGTTTAAAAAGTTAATGACGGTATCTTTCTTCCACAGGCAGTTGCATCTATTTTTATTGACAACCAATGCTTCCTTAAAATGAACTGTTTATAAGTTCCTCAGGATACCTTAATTAATCGGCGGAGAAACGCCTCAATTTCTCCGCCTCCTCATGGAATGATTGCCGCGCAGAGAAATCTCCCTTTCTTCTGTGACGGTTAATCTTTCCCTTTACATTATAAACGACCCCATGTATCATTATCATACGCAGGAAAAATAAAATCATATTATCTATATTTAGGAGGCTGTTATGTCTGAAGAGTTAGAAGTAAAAGATTGTAAGAATGACGTTATTGATCTTTTCGGTTCAAAAGTGTTTAATATTACGGTAATGCGCAAGCGTCTGCCAAAGCACATTTACAAGTCCATGATGAGTACCATCAAAGAAGATACCCCTCTGGATGAAAATGTGGCCGAGGTTGTCGCAAACGCCATGAAGGACTGGGCTCTGGAACAGGGCGCCACCCACTTCACGCACTGGTTCCAGCCAATGACCGGTATCACCGCAGAAAAGCACGACGCTTTCATCAGCCCGACTGAAGAGGGCAAGGTCATCATGGAATTCTCCGGTAAAGAACTGATCAAGGGCGAGCCAGACGCTTCCTCCTTCCCTTCAGGCGGCCTTCGCGCAACCTTTGAAGCAAGAGGCTACACTGCGTGGGACCCGACCTCTTTTGCTTTTGTAAAAGGAACAACACTGTATATTCCAACAACCTTTATTTCCTACTCCGGTGAAATTCTGGATAAAAAAACACCGCTTTTAAGATCCATGAAGGTTATCAGTGATGAAGCCATCCGTATCCTCAGACTCTTTGGCAAAACGGATGTCAAAAAGGTTACAACCACAGTCGGCGCAGAGCAGGAATACTTCCTGATCGAAAGAGATATGTATAAAAAGCGTAAGGACTTGATCCTCACCGGCAGAACCCTGTTCGGCTCAAAAGCTCCTAAGGGCCAGGAAAAGGAAGACCACTATTTTGGCCGTATCCGCGGACGTGTCTGCCACTTCATGCGCGACGTTGACCGCGAATTATGGGAGCTTGGCATTCCCTCAAAAACCCGCCACAACGAGGTTGCCCCCGCACAGCATGAGCTGGCGCCGGTTTTCTCAACCTCTAACCTGGCTACTGACAACAACCAGCTGATCATGGAAACGCTGCAGCGGGTAGCCTTCAGACACGACCTGCAGTGCCTGCTTCATGAAAAGCCCTTTGCCGGCGTCAACGGCTCCGGTAAACACAATAACTGGGCTTTAAGCACAGATACCGGTGAAAACCTGCTGAACCCAGGTAAAACCCCCTCCGAAAACCTACAGTTCTTAACCTTCCTGGTCGCTGTGATCGAAGCGGTTGACCGCTATCCTGAGTTACTGCGCTGTACGGTTGCAAGCGCCGGCAACGATCACCGGCTCGGCGCAAATGAGGCTCCGCCAGCCATTGTATCCATCTTCCTGGGCGACCAGCTGACACCAGCGCTTAAATCACTCGAAACCGGTAAACCGGTCGAAGAAGCAAAAGATCTGGTGATGGACTTGGGCGTAGACGCAGTGCCAAACTTTATTGTTGATGCAACCGACCGTAACCGTACTTCGCCGTTTGCCTTTACCGGCAATAAGTTTGAATTCAGAATGCTTGGCTCAAACCAGTCCATCGCCGGCCCGAACATTGCCCTCAACACAATGGTTGCTGAGGTACTCGGCGAGTTTGCTGATAAGCTGGAAGCGGCAGATGATTTCAAACCCGCACTGATCGAACTGCTAAGAGAATCCCTTAAAGCACATAAACGCGTTGTATTCAACGGTAACAACTACTCTGAAGAGTGGGTTCAGGAGGCAGAACGCCGCGGTCTGCCAAACCTGAAAGCTACACCGGATGCTTTTGCAACCTATTGTGAACCTAAAAATGTCGAGCTGTTTGATAAACACGGCATTTATACCCACGGCGAGCTGGATGCCCGTCAGGAAATCCATTTTGAGGATTACAGCAAAACCCTAAACATCGAAGCCTTAACCATGCTGACCATGGCAAAACGTGAAATTCTTCCAGCGGTTCTGGACTACACCAAGGATCTGGCAGCTATTTTAACACAGAAAAAAGCCCTCGGTGATTTCATCGACGCAACAGCGGAAGAAACAGTACTGGAGACTGTCTCTAAATTATCCGGCTCTCTGGTTAAAAAGGTCGAAATTCTCGATAAAACCGTCATTGAAGCCCAGGGCATCGAGGATGTGCAGGAGCAGGCCAGATTCTACCAGAATAAGGTCATTGAAGCCATGGAAAGCCTGCGCGCAACCGCAGACGAGCTGGAAACCATGGTCGGTGAAAAATACTGGCCATACCCCATCTATGAAGACCTGCTCTTCTATGTATAATGATATAACCCTTTCTTAATCGGCTCAAAGAGGAGCCCGCAATTCTGGAAATCGATCCAGAAGCGGGCGCCTCTTTTTTATTATAAAATCTAAAAGGAGGTTCTTATGAAAAAATTAGAAATAGTCATTAAGCCCGACATGCTGGAAGATTTAAAAGACCTTTTAAATACCTGCGATGTACAGGGAATGATGATTACCAACATTATGGGCTACGGTAACCAAAAGGGCTTTAAAAAATCCTACCGCGGTACATCCTATACCGTAAACTTTTTGCCAAAAATCAAGGTTGAAACCATC containing:
- a CDS encoding glutamine synthetase family protein, with the protein product MNLGKKTLDAVSYIEENDIKFIRMQFCDIYGQSKNIAISNEQIERAILYGVPFDANSVAGCLDADHSDLILHPDLSTLQILPWRPQQGKVARILCDVKYPDGTNFEGDSRYILKEQMKKAEKLGYRFNVGAECEFFLFRLGENGEPTREPVDDAGYFDLAPFDRGENTRREIILTLEEMGFEIESSHHESARGQHEIDFKYSGALESADNIMTFKTVVKTIAQRNGLHATFMPKPLNGQPGSGMHINMSLMRDGENIFTSDFGGLTDEARWFAAGVLGHIRGISALSNPLVNSYKRLMDGYEAPQTVSWGYGSRSPLIRIPAAVGDYCRMELRSPDPACNPYLTFALVLAAGLEGIEKKLPLMDPLGEAPAALQKLPMTLREALGEMEKDTLVTEVLGEKTAQKYIQLKSWEWRQYIGMVHEWEIDRYFSTF
- a CDS encoding glutamate synthase, encoding MIIEAGKKYYTELNREVKAAEDREITIKGVLGQRYIGTGVKNKNITVYGTPGNAMGAYLSGTNITVYGNVQDAVGDTMDNGDIVVYGNGGDTLGYGMRGGNIYIRGNGGYRAGIHMKAYMEHQPVVVIGGKVGSFLGEYQAGGTIVVLGLGVENAFPAGGYCGTGMHGGAMYIRSDVPPTELAPQVVAELCTPAMLEPAMACIENYCHYFDADIKEILAKPFYKLTPGANNPYNDLYTAY
- a CDS encoding 4Fe-4S dicluster domain-containing protein, whose translation is MKRVYVNEEWCLGCHLCEYQCAFANSGEEDMFKAFNRKEKPLPRIRVEDGMENGEEIHFAVSCRHCKTPYCVKGCITGALSVGEDGVIKIDDTRCVGCRTCIAMCPYGCLVVGHTKTMLKCELCTENGGEPACVKNCPNRAIVFEERGAVNE
- a CDS encoding glutamate synthase-related protein, coding for MGINYIYPQYEIVRNPNRCIKCRVCERQCANEVHSYDAELDVMKADETGCVDCQRCVSMCPTRALKIVKTDNQFRENYNWKQSTIEEVYRQAGSGGVLLSSMGNPNEYPVYWDKMLINASQVTNPSIDPLREPMETKVFLGKKPGQLEMDKEGNIISEIPPQIELELPIMFSAMSYGSISENAHKSLARAATELGTCYNTGEGGLNKGLYQYGQNTIVQVASGRFGVHEDYLMAGAAIEIKMGQGAKPGIGGHLPGKKIGEKVSKTRMIPEGADAISPAPHHDIYSIEDLRQLIFSLKEATGYTKPVIVKIAAVHNVAAIASGIARSGADIIAIDGFRGGTGAAPTRIRDNVGIPIELALAAVDQRLRDEQIRNDISIVVGGSIRSSADVVKAIALGADACYIGTAALLALGCHLCRHCQSGRCNWGIATQREDLVKRLNPEIGAQRLTNLMRAWNHEIQEMMGGMGINSIESLKGNRLMLRGIGLSDKELEILGIKHAGV
- a CDS encoding class II glutamine amidotransferase; this translates as MLKKEGQIRIPSGCAISGIIHKKGKPVINGSQIVDSIAVMHDRSNGLGGGFAGYGIYPEYADSYAFHVFYDDFKARQETERYLDKYFDVVNLSRIPVRKNKNIKDEPLIWRYFVDPIFTKIQEEKGEIDEEKFIVDTVFYINTYIDGAYIFSSGKNMGVFKAVGFPEDVGDFYKLEEYDGYCWTAHGRYPTNTPGWWGGAHPFALLDYSIVHNGEISSYDANRRFIEMFDYKCTLLTDTEVITYIIDFLNRKQGFDFEDIASIIAAPFWEEIEKMEPEKARRFKTLRNTFASLLITGPFSIMCGFTDGLMALNDRLKLRSMVAGEKDEVVYIASEESAIRAVCPDVGDIWAPKGGEPIIVRVNREGE
- a CDS encoding NAD(P)/FAD-dependent oxidoreductase, producing the protein MNKTKYLIIGNSAGAIGGVMGIRKEDQDGSITIISAEKHHTYSRPLISYWLEGKVSQEKMIYRDEDFYEKNACEVILGTRAERIDPEKNQVRLADGRVIAYEKLLVATGSVPFVPPIKGRETAKNTFTFTTMDDAAGVGEILDKNSKVVILGAGLIGLKAAEAVVGQCAGVTVVDLADRVLPSVLDAESAEIIKAHLMSRGMVLKLETSITEIGDMEVALSDGELLPYDILILAVGTRPEMSLVEQAGGKVERGIVTDDHQQTSLKDIYAAGDCTQSYDSTSQTAKNMAILPNAYMQGEVAGQNMAGGSAVYEKAFPVNSMGLLGLYMMTAGSYIGEATTVKTDESYKKFYIKDGVLKGCIIIGNCCRGGIYTDMIREQIPLETVDMQRLIKEPGLMAFKPGERYAKLSAEH
- a CDS encoding P-II family nitrogen regulator, which gives rise to MKKLEIVIKPDMLEDLKDLLNTCDVQGMMITNIMGYGNQKGFKKSYRGTSYTVNFLPKIKVETITDDETADIIIKLVTDRLTTDEIGGGKIFVYDVSDVIRIRTGETGSDAL
- a CDS encoding ANTAR domain-containing response regulator; its protein translation is MSNVLLVCRQNEITKALTEIMRGMDFSMIDAVPSGSEGRRRLQEIEYDMVIINTPLGDEFGIELALDTIEKYLIGVVLIVKNELVEHVEAKLMDTTAFVVSKPINRQFLTQNIKFVLHSKEKMQRLKEQNEKLQKKMDDIKIIYRAKLCLMGYLNMTEEQAHRYIQKQAMDMRISPRQVAENLIRTYER
- a CDS encoding glutamine synthetase III; its protein translation is MSEELEVKDCKNDVIDLFGSKVFNITVMRKRLPKHIYKSMMSTIKEDTPLDENVAEVVANAMKDWALEQGATHFTHWFQPMTGITAEKHDAFISPTEEGKVIMEFSGKELIKGEPDASSFPSGGLRATFEARGYTAWDPTSFAFVKGTTLYIPTTFISYSGEILDKKTPLLRSMKVISDEAIRILRLFGKTDVKKVTTTVGAEQEYFLIERDMYKKRKDLILTGRTLFGSKAPKGQEKEDHYFGRIRGRVCHFMRDVDRELWELGIPSKTRHNEVAPAQHELAPVFSTSNLATDNNQLIMETLQRVAFRHDLQCLLHEKPFAGVNGSGKHNNWALSTDTGENLLNPGKTPSENLQFLTFLVAVIEAVDRYPELLRCTVASAGNDHRLGANEAPPAIVSIFLGDQLTPALKSLETGKPVEEAKDLVMDLGVDAVPNFIVDATDRNRTSPFAFTGNKFEFRMLGSNQSIAGPNIALNTMVAEVLGEFADKLEAADDFKPALIELLRESLKAHKRVVFNGNNYSEEWVQEAERRGLPNLKATPDAFATYCEPKNVELFDKHGIYTHGELDARQEIHFEDYSKTLNIEALTMLTMAKREILPAVLDYTKDLAAILTQKKALGDFIDATAEETVLETVSKLSGSLVKKVEILDKTVIEAQGIEDVQEQARFYQNKVIEAMESLRATADELETMVGEKYWPYPIYEDLLFYV